In Coregonus clupeaformis isolate EN_2021a chromosome 7, ASM2061545v1, whole genome shotgun sequence, one genomic interval encodes:
- the LOC121550352 gene encoding nuclear protein 1, producing MSNFVDVKNVEPTHFEEQHYDEYEYYNISEKYTSGASRKGRTKKEASDNTNRPNPGGHERKLVEKLQNTEKKAKA from the exons ATGTCAAATTTCGTAGACGTGAAGAATGTTGAGCCAACCCACTTTGAAGAACAACACTACGACGAATATGAATACTACAACATTTCAGAAAAATACACAA GTGGCGCTAGCCGCAAGGGGAGGACAAAGAAGGAAGCCAGCGACAACACCAACCGACCCAACCCCGGAGGCCACGAGCGCAAACTCGTAGAGAAACTACAGAACACTGAAAAGAAAGCCAAGGCGTGA
- the LOC121550350 gene encoding SAGA-associated factor 29, with the protein MSADTKIAELLTELHQLIKQTQEERSRSEHNLLNIQKTHERMQTENKTSPYYRTKLRGLYTTAKADAEAECSILRHALDKIAEIKSLLEERRIAAKMAGVYSDNDPPRKTMRRGVLMTLLQQSAMTLPLWIGKPGDSPPPLCGAMPASSDYVAKQGDKVAARVKAVDGDEQWILAEVVSYSHSTNKYEVDDIDEEGKERHTLSRRRIIPLPQWKANPETDPEALFSKDQLVLALYPQTTCFYRALIHTPPHRPQDDYSVLFEDTSYADGYSPPLNVAQRYVVACKENKKK; encoded by the exons ATGTCGGCGGACACTAAAATCGCAGAGCTTTTAACAGAGCTCCATCAACTCATTAAGCAGACGCAG GAGGAGCGGTCGCGCAGTGAACACAACCTGCTCAACATCCAGAAAACACATGAGAGGATGCAGACTGAGAACAAGA cctccccttaTTACCGGACTAAGCTGAGGGGACTCTACACCACAGCCAAAGCAGACGCTGAGGCAGAGTGCAG TATTCTTCGTCATGCCCTCGACAAAATTGCAGAGATCAAATCCTTATTGGAGGAGAGGCGAATAG cgGCTAAGATGGCAGGGGTCTACAGCGACAATGACCCCCCCAGGAAGACCATGCGGAGGGGGGTGCTGATGACGCTGCTCCAACAGTCAGCCATGACACTCCCGCTGTGGATCGGCAAGCCAGGAGACAG tcctcctcccCTGTGTGGGGCGATGCCAGCCAGCAGTGACTACGTGGCCAAGCAGGGGGACAAGGTGGCAGCGCGGGTCAAGGCCGTGGACGGGGACGAACAGTGGATCCTGGCCGAGGTGGTCAGCTACAGCCACTCCACCAACAA GTACGAAGTGGATGACATTGATGAGGAAGGAAAAGA GAGACACACCCTGAGCAGGAGGCGTATCATCCCCCTGCCCCAGTGGAAGGCCAACCCAGAGACGGACCCGGAGGCCCTGTTCAGTAAAGACCAGCTGGTGCTGGCCCTCTACCCCCAGACCACCTGCTTCTACAGAGCCCTCATCCACACACCCCCACACCGG cCCCAGGACGACTACTCAGTGCTGTTTGAGGACACGTCGTACGCAGACGGCTACTCCCCGCCCCTCAACGTGGCTCAGAGATACGTGGTGGCCTGCAAAGAGAACAAAAAGAAGTAA